In Deltaproteobacteria bacterium, a single genomic region encodes these proteins:
- a CDS encoding type II toxin-antitoxin system PemK/MazF family toxin, whose amino-acid sequence MTPQRGEIWWVSLDPTQGAEIRKTRPCLVLSTNTANQHRSTVVVVPLSTAARAYPPITVPITCQGQEVVAVVDQVRAVAKHRLRTCIETATPDTLQTVVSALARILEFSP is encoded by the coding sequence ATGACACCGCAGCGCGGGGAGATCTGGTGGGTCAGTCTCGACCCTACTCAAGGGGCGGAGATTCGCAAGACGCGCCCGTGTCTCGTGCTCAGTACGAATACCGCCAATCAGCATCGCAGCACAGTCGTAGTCGTTCCCTTATCTACTGCGGCGCGTGCGTATCCTCCTATCACCGTACCAATAACCTGCCAGGGGCAAGAAGTCGTCGCGGTTGTGGATCAAGTGAGGGCAGTCGCAAAACATCGCTTACGGACGTGCATCGAAACTGCTACTCCCGACACTCTTCAGACCGTCGTCTCGGCATTAGCGCGGATCCTAGAATTCTCGCCCTGA